A stretch of DNA from Labrys wisconsinensis:
CTATGTCCGCTTCCTCATCGACGGCGGCCTGACCGCCGACAGCGCCGTGTTCCTGGCCGGCGGCGCGGCCGGGGACTTCTCCACCATGACCTTCGAGGAGCGCGTGCGCGTCGCCGAGGTGGTGATCGACGAGGTCGGCGGCCGCGTTCCCGTGGCGATGGGCGCGCAGACCACCTCGACCCTGGAGCTGATCCGCCTGGCCAAGACGGCCGAGCGGCTCGGGGCGGACTTCATCCAGGTGTCCTGCCCCTTCTACTTCACGCATACCGAGGGTGATTTCGAGGAGTTCGTCCGCGCCGCCGCGGCGGCCGCGCCGAAGACCGGCATCATCGTCTACAACACGTTCTGGACCACGACGAACCTCTCCTTCGCCATGGTCGAGCGGCTGGCCGCCATCCCCAACGTCGTCGGCCTGAAATGGGCGACGCCGCGCACCGACGCCATGGAATTCGAGAGCGTCACCGCCCGCTTCTCCAAGCGCTTCACCATCATCGACAACAACCTGTTCTTCGCCTTCAGTGCCATGCCGGCCCTGGGCGCCCGGGCCTTCGAGGTGCATCTGTGCAACTTCTGGCCGCAATGGGGGCTCAAGCTGATGCACGAGATCCGCGCGGGCAACTATGTCGAGGTGGCGCGCATGCTGATCCACGAAGCCATGCCGTTCTACAAGCTCTGGGTCGAGATCGAGCGCGACTATACCAGCGGCGACGGCTATCTCGACAAGCTGTGCATGGAGCTGGTCGGCCTGCCTTCGAGCCGCTGCCGGCCGCCGACGCGCGATGCCCGGCAGCCCTATCGCGGCCTGGCGCTCGCCATGCTGCGCGCCATCGGCGCGCCGAACCTCGTGGAGGCCTGAAAGGACCGGGCATGGCGGCGGCGAACCTGATCATCCTGGCGGACGGCGACAATGTCGGCATCGCCCTCGCCGACATCGCGGCGGGCAGCCGCGCCCGCACCGTGGCCGGCCGCGGCCTGGAGGCGCTCGAAGCCATCCCGCAGGGCCACAAGA
This window harbors:
- a CDS encoding dihydrodipicolinate synthase family protein, with amino-acid sequence MQTDILKKKLEGCYVTVPTPFRDEDGFPVDEAALRTYVRFLIDGGLTADSAVFLAGGAAGDFSTMTFEERVRVAEVVIDEVGGRVPVAMGAQTTSTLELIRLAKTAERLGADFIQVSCPFYFTHTEGDFEEFVRAAAAAAPKTGIIVYNTFWTTTNLSFAMVERLAAIPNVVGLKWATPRTDAMEFESVTARFSKRFTIIDNNLFFAFSAMPALGARAFEVHLCNFWPQWGLKLMHEIRAGNYVEVARMLIHEAMPFYKLWVEIERDYTSGDGYLDKLCMELVGLPSSRCRPPTRDARQPYRGLALAMLRAIGAPNLVEA